Proteins found in one Nocardia brasiliensis ATCC 700358 genomic segment:
- a CDS encoding NUDIX hydrolase — protein sequence MEGGPFWDPRVTANIHAAGAVVWRRTPSGTIEIAVVHRPKYQDWSLPKGKLDPGETPVLAGLREVREETGLDCKLGRYLGHVTYPIPGHRKLKRVDYWAATVAGGEFSANSEVDVLNWHPLDRVMDQLSYPMDRQVVRAFTRLPPDTSTLLLVRHAKAGRRDRFSGPDPLRPLDREGQSQSRVLVPNLLAFGASEIHSADPVRCVQTVTPLAEKLGTEIVLEPLLSETGYAAAQDEARERLVSLVSETEVRVVCSQGKVIPDLLQWWADRDGVTLPSARNRKGSVWVLSCHRGRLVAADHMDRTLSADVVRA from the coding sequence ATGGAAGGGGGTCCCTTCTGGGACCCCCGGGTAACCGCCAACATTCACGCCGCGGGCGCGGTGGTGTGGCGCAGGACGCCGAGCGGCACGATCGAGATCGCCGTCGTACATCGACCCAAGTATCAGGATTGGTCGCTGCCCAAGGGCAAGCTCGACCCGGGCGAGACGCCGGTGCTCGCCGGGCTACGCGAGGTGCGCGAGGAGACCGGGCTGGACTGCAAGCTCGGTCGCTACCTCGGACACGTCACCTACCCGATTCCGGGGCACCGCAAGCTGAAGCGGGTCGACTACTGGGCCGCGACGGTGGCCGGTGGTGAGTTCAGCGCCAATAGCGAAGTGGACGTGCTGAATTGGCATCCGCTGGATCGGGTGATGGATCAGCTGTCCTACCCGATGGACCGGCAGGTGGTCCGCGCGTTCACCCGGCTGCCACCGGATACCAGCACCCTGCTGCTGGTGCGGCACGCGAAAGCTGGTCGGCGCGACCGCTTCTCCGGTCCGGACCCGCTGCGTCCGCTGGATCGGGAGGGGCAGTCCCAATCCCGGGTGCTGGTGCCGAATCTGCTGGCGTTCGGGGCATCTGAGATTCATTCGGCCGATCCGGTGCGCTGTGTGCAGACGGTGACACCGTTGGCGGAGAAGCTCGGCACCGAGATCGTGCTCGAGCCGCTGCTGTCCGAAACCGGTTATGCCGCAGCGCAGGACGAGGCGCGCGAGCGACTCGTCTCGCTGGTCTCGGAGACCGAGGTTCGCGTTGTGTGCAGTCAGGGCAAGGTGATTCCGGATCTGCTGCAATGGTGGGCCGACCGGGACGGCGTCACACTACCTTCCGCGCGCAACCGCAAGGGCAGCGTCTGGGTACTGTCCTGCCACCGCGGCCGGCTCGTCGCGGCCGACCACATGGACCGCACCTTGTCCGCCGACGTCGTTCGAGCCTGA